In the genome of Mytilus edulis chromosome 14, xbMytEdul2.2, whole genome shotgun sequence, the window TGTAATCGTATGATAGCATTAGCCTCTGATTTCCAGGGTTAATAGCTTATCTTGAACTTCCCCTTTTCATATATGGTCTGCCACCTCAAACATATTCGGCGATcatcatataacattttcaaagacacatatgcatttttatcagttctagtgaggaaaaaatagaaattaaaaaaattgcaatttacAACTATTTCGAATTATAGTgcacagcaaggacgtatatttgttttccgtccttgtgcacagtttgtgataaatgggtgtcaaaatgtattaaacagaAACCCAAAGACCAGTTTCAAGAATAATTCTTTGCTTTTATGCAGaatcgcataaaacataatgctgtcatattttcaaaaagaattatcaattagaaaactcctttttacatttctaaattcatatattacgcagatatagatgtggtattaccaatgttatttcaactgatcgggcggagcttacgttttaatttgcatgagAACAGTCGATTTGAAAATGTGTGTGATTACAATGATTGCCGTTAtagttattactgatttctaatcacctatcagtgacctcaaaggaatttacaaaagaatgactggacaaTGCGTTGATGAGtgtatcctaaaacacctatctatagatggactggtttattatgagcgaactggATAAACTCCGCCcggtcaagtgaaataaattgagtaatagttgccgattgagtccagaaggtgtcaggatttacacagagaagacagaatatgtcgtctctgtgacacaaacaacattgatgatgagtaccattacattatgaattgtagaacatataaactatagaaaaagaaggaaatgtttaaggaactactgttagtcaaatccttatatctttaaagctgatcaacagttaaactcatcaaatattgtagtattagaaaaactatgtaaaagttataaatgtgaaagtcagtcctccaagctaatttaattgtatcgtttacacatgcatgtactaattttaccttatagttatgtgtatgtatgttcttgataactagtaattgaagttttatgagaaataaagtattcgtattcctttaaacatgtaaaccataaattgcagtacacgaagacagcctacgggtaaagtacaagtgaataaatcacaaaaagattatatttaatcctcatccgtacgcgtccttgtaaatgccgaaaactctggattttctttgaaaattacctgagaggttataaaagatctagaaaagaccaaaaatgaattgaaataaaagatttttgtgtagacgagttacaacattgcataagcatgattaggaaatttgaacaaaaaaagttCGTGCTCATCTTATAATTTGTAGTGGTGAAAAACACGCATATCGAGTTACGTAGACGAAAAAGAATAATTACATTCATAAtaattatgatgtaaattcacgaaattaaaaggttataattagaaaacaatttaaaacacgattcgtcattccccatgtatagttatagattaaaacaaaattataattttaattctgaaattcaaaaggcATGTTTCTGATACGTGACAgttcagcgaacactattacatgaaatgcacgatgatattgaccgaaaacaaaggtgaaagattcaaattgtaaaatcattcgCTGAACGGTAGACtttctatcaatcattcaacgatataaaaagacttttgagtgtaaaagtatgatagaaatacttttaatttattgaaatgcctGTTATATTATTCCAGTCATTGGTTACTAGTGCATGATTGTCAGTCCATTTCGATATTTcatagcacttttacaaattctgaaaaaaaaagaaaagaaaaaactaatattcccatgggaaaaatatatcttcccatgagaagaaaattgtcccGCAAAGTGTTCAACTCCCACAAAAGGGAATCTAACCAACTAAGAAATGCATAAtcatctgtagattgatttttatatatgaaacgatgtgtattgattttacttggttcaatgttcagtggcaagtattttatatatgcgcaggtcctgagacagataatcaaattatcagattgcgggatgacggacaggaagactccaaacgtaacagtgtgaactagctgtcagaaacttaagtactctcagattctttcatcgttgaagaccctctagcgactataaagatgaacaggaataaaaacgctgaccattgataatttgtatttttgttaagctcTGACTTTGTGTTCGATTAGGTCCCGTGTATGTTTaccccatattcctttattttctataaaggcgtctgtcttgacagtaagttgacacgacttaatcatgttaatactagTTAAACCCTTAAATGTAAGACACCAGATGGAAATACTCAAAAAGGAGAGCCAGTTTGGTTCTCTTTAATGTTAAAGTTCAAATCTTCATGAAGAAACgactatatgttttctgtattcagcatagaataatatcttctaaactatattttttcgcacaatgtctggatattggtggacatgcattattgcgaaaccagacatttacaaatgaaaattaacacttAGACTATAGACATTTAGTAGGgaagtaaatgaacaaaagacaagtaattcagaaacataaaattgagaatggaaatagggaatgcatggatcacgcaaaatTAAGCAGGGGCGACATCGGAGTAATGGgagtttgcttcttgcaagacattcgccgtgaaaacaatttgatatgaagacaagcctttgtactgtgactttgttttaaaatttcaaacatgaggctGTTACGGCCCTGGTCAATGTTTTTAAGCAATACATAGTttcctttcattttgttgttggctttctgaaataaatgtttacatattttagaCTATCATAATcctctttttcaatttcagttagttatttggaaaaatacaaaccgtataattaattattaaagtttcgtatgcatcataaatcaaccggctccggcaacttttgacttgttctaatatcaatagtaatgattttcagcggagaaaaagatagatattttgGTCGTGGTTGaaagaatcgtaaaagtgttatttttctaaattctgtttgtttaatcggacaaagtagagtcttaatttgatttttttttttgccgaactggactctatattgtgtattgaattgaaagtttgcaaacgttccgaccaatgaaattcattttaatatgtaacgcgaacttcaacgagagcacctagattaaatattttatctatactacaatcagttttaacttagaaatttccgctcaaatatataggaaataaaattatatgaaaacaacaatgcagaatgtttcttttccattttttttaacaatgtttatgttcatttcaatttggtaagtagacttatatttaatgcccaaaacgtaaatatatgttttcttttaaaacattaaaaaacgtgaGAGTATGCCGATAAATAGCCAGTCTaggtcgttaaacttaaatcaacttacccatcgttatcgcagactaaaatttatctcatatatatatatgttcatttattACAAGTACGTCAGGGTGCATGACAGCACGATAATCTTTTTGCAGaatcgtaagaacaatatttttgtttgatatttgcctctcttccacaattaacgcccgaTTTGGCCAGTGACtggtattacaatttaacacagttttaaaagttcagtgggctgctacttcatttataattttgggtatgactttctgtttatcatattcaacaTACGTCAACATTgtcttcatcaattttattattcaattcatcaaaaccttgtttttcattacaagctttTCCGTATATCAATATACGGCAAGAGAATGAATATTTGTTGCTTACCGGaaatataagatacatcgatttaaattatgtacacaataaataattgctGTGTAGTTTCCATGTCTACATttaatttacgagtacaatatagtaaacatagagaaaagagaaacggtaaatatacaggaatacataaagtttcgtaaatagttgcaaaggaccacaTGTTACTTACATGCCATGAGGTTTCATAGCATTCAGTAATTTTTGAAACGCACATATATATGTGCGATAAAGATCTAGTGCATTTGAGCAAATTAGATTTATGTTATccatctaactattttattttcaacagattccctagtttgacatttttaaaccacgcgtgcatatatattttaatgtttttatttaaatgccttatatatgaaaatgtcacGTGTATTATACGTTCGTTTAATTAAATTGTGGAGCATGTGACTTAATAAGActacgcatttaaagtttgaaacaaaaaacgatagatacatcgaggtcgttttgcttgggtgatttaccagtaaaaagctcgggtctcatccatgtttaaaacgaattaatggatgtttgaaatagtttaacgggggcgtggcctattagtttaacgcaactaaccagcaacttgatttcaattgattcaccgcagagaaatctatttgactggcgttaaaatgaattgatatgaattgatatgaattaaatataatttttaatttttgtcaatctttatcaataaacgatcaatctcatttaaatagcgttaacacgtttttgtccgttcaagttaaattcgggttactagtgtttTATAGCgccaaccctctcactttgatgacagtctcatcaaattccgttatatatataatgatgcgtgaactaaacagacataacaCATAAgttagtcaaaatatgggtacagccgtcatcatcgtttaacaattttaaatagaACAATTTAACGGAACACAAAACAACATCtgtctacaaacacattcattgattcgcgtgtctgacgtcagaaaattgtatcCGTCACATCTTTTTGTCGTTTAATGTATaaacaaacaatttgaaaatttcaaataggcaatgttagcattaTGGGTTAAAAAGTATGTAAGGatttatttcagaaatagaccaaTTTAAGaaagtccaaaagttatatagaatttataagaatccataCATTATACATAGTAAAAGTATACAAGTGGCATCAGAAGAGACAATTGTCACCTGTATACTTCTTCATATTCACAATATTATTAGGGAACCTTTTTATTTCGGGTCATATTCTAAACtctcttcaatataaaaaaatgtgttgtatgttACTACTGTTTAATATTTTGGTATTGCACGTGATATAGATGAAGAAATACAAAACCTACCTTTGATTATGATAGTTGAGTCCAATACATGAGAGTAGCGTATCACACAAGAACATAACCTACCTTTGATTATGATAGTTGAGTCCAATACATAAGGGTGGCGTATCACACAAGAACAAAACCAACCTTTGATTATGATAGTTGATGCCAATACATGAGAGTAGCGTATCACACAAGAACATAACCTACCTTTGATTATGATAGTTGAGTCCAATACATAAGGGTGGCGTATCACACAAGAACAAAACCAACCTTTGATTATGATAGTTGATGCCAATACATGAGAGTAGTGTATCACACAAGAACATAACCTACCTTTGATTATGATAGTTGAGTCCGATACATGAGGGTAGCGTATCACACAAGAACATAACTTACCTTTGATTATGATAGTTGAGTCCAATACATGAGGGTAGCGTATCACACAAGAACAAAACCTACCTTTGATTATGATAGTTGATGCCAATACAAGAGAGTAGCATATCACACACAAACATAACTTACCTTTGATTATGATAGTTGAGGCCAATACATGAGGGTAACGTATCACACAAGGCAGCACACTTCAACAATGACGTGTGTTTCTTTGAAATCAAAATGTTCAGGACTGCTTTATAGTTTGATGTACATCGAGAGAAATGACCATCGTAAAGGTTATTCACAActgcaaaacatatttttttttatatatgaccaCGCTTTTAAAAATACAGCTGAATTAAGTATGAAAATCTACAAATGGCATGTTTAATGCGTTTAATCTACAAATGACATGtttgatacataaaatataatgaaaatgttACCGGGGATCGCGAACATTAGAGTATCTCGATTACGAATTCCAATACTTTATTTACTATTTATCGGTACGTAAACGGAATTCTCTATATAGTTATTACAAGCATATATAAGTTAGCAAgaacaataattatatattattgttgatcatctcaacgaaaTTGATTTTCTCGTTTGAGCTGACAGGGCGAGAGCGAGCAAGgtaatcgagttgagatgactcATGGTACTCTGTTTAACAATATTTTACCTACGACGAcgtgtcaatttcatgtcaattttattagcaacgccacgtgcctccttagtttcttgTGATAATTTTCCATCctaagcgagaagcatgatatgaaaaattatcacaaaacaaGATCAAAAGACAAATGCAAAAAACAGCGacaatgataattataatattaatatgGATTTTACTACAGCACTTGTTTTATCgttaaaaattaaatcacaaaaatatcgaactccgatgTCTCTAAGCAAATAGCAAATAGCAAGATAAAAATCTAAACACACCAAAGAAGGattaacaacagtcatattcctgacttagtacatagcgtttagaattttggaatttagggttctcaatgctcttcaactttgaactggtttgactttataactattttgatctgagtgtcactgatgtcAGAGTCTTATGTAGCAAGACTCTGGCGTAAAcaagtataatcctggtacctttgataactatttgtacaGGCATGTTCTCACGTAGAAAATTGCAGATAAAACCAGaattcatagctagctaaacctctctcgtggatgacagtcgcataactttccattatattaacaacgatgtgtaAAACAAACGAACACACATATTTAGAGGATGAAATGTCAAAAAGGagtaaaacatttataacaaattatAGACACACTGTTGTTATCTGTGTTTACTGTTTTTAATTATCTAATATTTTGTAAGTCGAATTTAACATAAATTGTCCCTGTTGTTCAATGATAACCatcaattgaattaaaaaaaaaacaatttacaattattttctgAAGTTAATTTGGATTATGTGCATGTATCTTATAAACAATACCGCTTGCATTGAAGCGATCTCTCACGAAAAGGAAACAATATTACCTTCTAGTTGAACCTTCCATTCTCCTATTCCTCCCCATGTGATTATTCCTATGCTTTTTACTGTAAAAGGATCTGGATCAGTCCACTCAGCTATAACGTTTATACCAACGATAAGTCCCTTTCCCATCATTAGAACACCGTTGTTGGCACTGATCCAGAATTGTCGGTATTCATCACATTTACATATGTCTGGAGTGTTGAATATGACGACTTGTTGGCTACTTTGGGTTAATGAATCATCATTCCGTCTTAGAATAGCTGATTTTTGATTTTCCCAGCCAccaattataaattcataaatggGCTTCGAGGAGTTTCCATTGTCTGAATTGGACATAATGGTATTAGCATCTCCACATGCTTTTGCCTCGAATGTTAGTGTCGTTATTCCACCTAAATCAAGACCGCATTGGTTGATATCAACAACATACTGCAAAAAATCAGCGACTTGAAATAAATTCAATTTCCCGTTATTTGGTgttgtaaatgtattttcaattaccagtcctgtaaaatatatatattaaccaaTCCAGTTCTTTTCAATTAAGACAgacaaatatatgataaaaagggGGAGAAGACAAATGTACAAACGGGGCatttaaaaaccaaagaaaacaCACAGCTCATTGACAagaataataaagaaaataaacaaacaggACACAAAACATTAAATCCAACTTTGGAAGGAACAAGTGCATAAGCAAAATTATAGCTTTAaggtaatttaaaaaagaagatgtggtatgattgccaatgagacaactctccacaaaagaccaaaatgacacagacattaacaattataggtcacaagTCTACTCAAACCATACAGATATGGCCAGGGGACCACTCTATTTAATTcaattactaaaaaataaa includes:
- the LOC139504397 gene encoding C3 and PZP-like alpha-2-macroglobulin domain-containing protein 8 is translated as MASGQRLFLLTIIALNSLGLVIENTFTTPNNGKLNLFQVADFLQYVVDINQCGLDLGGITTLTFEAKACGDANTIMSNSDNGNSSKPIYEFIIGGWENQKSAILRRNDDSLTQSSQQVVIFNTPDICKCDEYRQFWISANNGVLMMGKGLIVGINVIAEWTDPDPFTVKSIGIITWGGIGEWKVQLEGNIVSFS